In Methylomonas sp. MK1, the genomic stretch CAGAGGTTTTGATCGCGCATCCGGTCGCGGGCCTGCTTTAATTCCAGTTGGCTGCGCACGCGTGCCAACACGATGGCGGGCCGCAGGGGTTTGGTGATGTAGTCGGCTGCACCGAGTGCCAGGCCCAGAGTTTCATCGTCCGTGGCGTCCAAAGCAGTGACAAAAATGACCGGTATTTCGGCGGTATGCGGGTTTTCGCGTAGGCGACTCAGCACCGTATAACCGTCCATTTCCGGCATAATGACGTCCAGCAAAATTAAATCGGGGCGTGGATCGGAGTTGGCGGAGGCCAGCGCGCGCGGGCCGTTGATAGCGACACGCAAGTTGTAGTTGGGCTTAAGGAGATCGCCAAGGGTCGCGATGTTTTCCGGCGTGTCGTCCACAATCAGGATAGTCGTAGTTGCGACAGTTTGGTTGTTGCTCATAAAGATCTGGCCGTCCATAGGGTGCAGGTGAAATAGCCTGGGCCACAACAAGTTTCTCCGCAGGCGAGCAAGCCCGCTAACGAGGTATAATTGCCGCTTTGCATATCGGGAGAACCCATGCTGGTCGACCTTCTCATTCAAGCCCGTTGGATTATACCGGTTGAGCCGGCGTCCGCAATCTATGAGTACGCCAGTCTTGTGATAGATGACGGCCGAATTGTCGATTTGTTACCGACCGAGCAGGCAATTGCAAAGTACCAAGCGCGGCATGTCGAAGTGCTGGAACGGCATGCGCTGATTCCGGGTTTGATTAACTGCCATACGCACGCCGCGATGTCCTTGCTGCGCGGAATTGCCGACGACCTGCATCTGATGGACTGGCTGCAAAACCATATCTGGCCGGCCGAGCAAAAATGGGTCAGCGAAGCGTTTGTCAGAGATGGCACCGATCTGGCGATTGCCGAAATGCTGCGCTGCGGCACGACCTGTTTCAATGACATGTATTTTTTTCCGGAAATCGTCGCGCAACAAGCCATACAACACGGCATACGCGCCAATATCGGTTTGATCGTGTTCGATTTTCCGACCGTATGGGCGGAAAACGCGGACGCCTATCTGACCAAGGGCTTGGCGTTGCACGAGCAACTCCGGCATGAAACCTTGATCAGCACCTCGTTCGCACCGCACGCGCCGTATACCGTGTCGGACGGGCCTTTACGTAACGTGATTACCTATGCCGACGAGATGAATCTGACCGTGCACATGCATCTGCACGAAACCGCGCATGAAGTCGACGAGCAAAAAAGTAAAAACAGCCAAACGCCGCTACAGCGTTTGCATGAGCTGGGTTTGCTGACGCCATCCTTTATCGCGGTGCATATGACGCAATTGTCTAGCGAAGACATCCGGTTTTACGCGGAGACCGGCGGTCACATCGTGCATTGCCCGGAATCCAATTTAAAATTGGCCAGCGGTTTTTGTCCGGTGGCGGAGTGTCTGGCGGCAGGCATTAATGTGGCCTTGGGTACCGACGGCGCGGCCAGCAATAACGATTTGGATATGCTGTCGGAAATGCGTACCGCCGCCTTGCTAGGGAAGGGTGTAGCAGGCGATGCCAGCGCGGTATCGGCGACGACTGCGTTGGAAATGGCGACTATTAACGGCGCCAAGGCCTTGGGTTTGGACGCTGAAATCGGTTCACTGGTTATCGGTAAAGCTGCCGACGTGGTGGCCATAGATTTAAGCGAACTG encodes the following:
- a CDS encoding TRZ/ATZ family hydrolase, whose protein sequence is MLVDLLIQARWIIPVEPASAIYEYASLVIDDGRIVDLLPTEQAIAKYQARHVEVLERHALIPGLINCHTHAAMSLLRGIADDLHLMDWLQNHIWPAEQKWVSEAFVRDGTDLAIAEMLRCGTTCFNDMYFFPEIVAQQAIQHGIRANIGLIVFDFPTVWAENADAYLTKGLALHEQLRHETLISTSFAPHAPYTVSDGPLRNVITYADEMNLTVHMHLHETAHEVDEQKSKNSQTPLQRLHELGLLTPSFIAVHMTQLSSEDIRFYAETGGHIVHCPESNLKLASGFCPVAECLAAGINVALGTDGAASNNDLDMLSEMRTAALLGKGVAGDASAVSATTALEMATINGAKALGLDAEIGSLVIGKAADVVAIDLSELETQPLFNPLAQIVYAAGRHQVTDVWVNGKQLLRKRELTSFDVPALRQKVTLWQERLQEHPSN